The Cytobacillus oceanisediminis genomic interval AGGCGGTTATATAGATGGATACAACACAATTGCCAAAATATCAGCAAGTTATTGAGACTATTAAAGAAAAGATTTCCAAAGGTGAATGGCCAATCGGAAGTAAAATTCCAAGCCAGCGGAAACTGGCTGAGGAGTTTGGAGTAAACCGAAGCACAATTATCACTGCTCTGGAAGAACTTGCTGCAGATGGACTAATAGAAGGGAAAACGGGGGTTGGCACTAAGGTTATTAATAATACATGGACTCTGCTCGCTTCAAGGCAGTCTGCCAACTGGAGTGAATATATCGATACAGGGATACACAGAGCCAGCGAAAAGATCGTTCAGGAAATTAATGACTTAGAAATGGATCCCACTTTTATACAGCTCAGCAAAGGAGAGCTTTCCCCTGAAATTTTCCCTGTGCAAACGATGAAGAAAGTTCTAAAGGAAGCTGCTGATGAATTGTGTGAACTCGGTTATGAGGAACCAAAGGGGTATTTGCCATTAAGACAGGCAGTCAGTGAGTATTTGGCAGCATACGGAATCTTCGCATCTCCTTCCTCCATACTTATTGTTTCTGGAGGGCTGCAAGCGCTGCAGCTTGTTTCACTCGGACTTGTGCAAAGAGGGGCACCCGTATTTCTGGAAAAGCCCTCTTACTTATATTCTTTACAGCTTTTCCGATCATCAGGCATGAATTTAAAAGGATTGCCAATGGATAAGGAGGGAATTATCACGAAAAGCATCTCTTTGAAGAAATACGAAAAAGGGAAATCCATTTTATACACGATTCCTTCCTATCATAATCCTACTGGAATTTTAATGACAGAAAAAAGACGGAGAGAACTGCTTGATGTATGCAGAACAGAACAGCTGCCAATTGTGGAAGACGATATTTACCGTGAGCTATGGCTTGATGAAGTGCCCCCTCCACCATTAAAAGCAATGGACAAAAACGGCCAGGTCCTTTATATGGGAAGCTTGTCGAAAACATTGAGTCCCGGACTTCGAATAGGCTGGGTAGCAGCACCTGAACCTGTTATCGACCGGCTTGCCGATCTTAAAATGCAGACTGACTATGGTTCAAGTTCACTTTCACAAAGGGTAGCTGAAAAATGGCTGTCCACCGGCCTCTATCAAAAGCATATGGAAAATGTACGTGAGCAGTTGAGAATTCGTCGTAATACTGCCCTAAATGCATTAGATGCTCACTTGTCCGGGATAGCAGAATGGAATTCTCCGGAAGGAGGTTTTTTTATATGGCTGAAAGTACCGTCTAATATTTCAATTCGAATCCTCTATCGGCAGGCTATTTCAAGAAAGCTGCTGATTAATCCCGGCAGCATATACAGTGACGGGCCGAATCATTTTATACGAATTTCATATGCTTATGCCTCTCTGGGGGAACTGCAGGAAGGTATATTCATCCTTGGAGAGGAAATTAGAAAGCTCCAATGAGAATAGTACCTAACAAGGTATCCTTTTCACAGTTGTTGGCATAGAGTGAAATTTATCCTATATGTCAATCTAAACATGTATTGTATAATGATGGAAAAGTGCCATTTTCCAAAAGGAGGGACAGAAAATGATTATGACCGAGAATCCTGCAGATTTATTCGCGGACAAAGTGGAAGCGAGGAATCTGCAGCTGGCCATTCAGCATTCCAGCGATGTGATTGCAAGAGTGACAAAAGAAGGCATTGCTTTATATGTCTCCCCTTCCTGCTTGCCGATGCTGGGATATTCGCAGCAGGACTTTTATCGAAGCAGCCTTTATACATACTGCCATCCAAATGACCGGGACCTTTTAAAAGATGCATTAGCCGAACTCGAACAGCTTCCGCAAAAACGGGAGACCTTTCGCTTCAGGCATAAGGAAGGGCATTATCTGTGGCTTGAAGCCAATTTTTCAGTCATTAATGACGATAAAGAAATGATGTGCATCATCCGGGATATGACACAGAGAATTATCATGGAAGAGGAGATTCTTGAAACACAGGAGAAGTACCGCTTTCTGGTGGAGTACTCCAAGGATACGATAGGAATGGTGACACAAAAAGGGATTTGGACCTACATCAATAATGAAGGAAAGAAGCTTTTCGGATTCACGAGCATCAAAGAGATGATCGGCACCTCCCTCCACGACTACACTCCTCCTTCAGAACATTCCACTCTCGATGATTTTCTGCAAACAAAGCTAAGTGTGAATTTTGAGCTTAATCTGATCCGGACTGACGGGCGAATGAGAAAAGCCGAAGTCCAGCTGATTCCAACCACTTTCAAGAACAGAAAGGTCTACCAGATCATTATTAAAGATGTGACTGGACAAAAGAAGACGGAAGAAAAGCTGCAGAATGCTGAAAAACTTTCGGTTGTCGGTCAGCTTGCCGCAGGCATTGCCCATGAGATCCGCAACCCGCTAACAGCCATAAAAGGCTTTACACAGTTATTATACGAAGAACATAAAGGCGATTTCGCGGAGGTTATTCTTAATGAGCTGGAGCGGATTGAAGGCATCGTCAATGACCTGCTCGTTCTCGCCAAACCTCAAATCACCGAAATGGAAGAAACCTGCCTGACAAACGTTGTAAAAAGTGTGATCACTCTTTTAAACAGCCAGGCAGTTATGGAGAATATCATGATCGAACTAACACAGTCACCCGGCGAGTTTTATGTTAAATGTGAAAAGGATAAAATTAAACAGGTGCTGATTAACATCATTAAGAACTCGATTGAAGCCATGCCGATGGGCGGGAAAATAAATGTGGATATCCGCCAGGAGGACCATTGTGTCATCATCAGTGTCGAGGATGAAGGAATTGGCATACCTGAAGAACGCCTCGCCAAACTGGGAGAGCCGTTTTACAGCACAAAAGAAAAAGGCACAGGCCTTGGCATTATGATCTGCAAAAAAATCATTAAAAACCATGGCGGAAACCTTTACATCCACAGCAGGGAAAATGAAGGAACAACGGTCCGGATTACTTTGCCGCTTTCCTGAATTAAAGAAGCCAGATGCCTGAACTGGCTTCTTTAATTTTGGATGATAAACTCCTGGTCCTTCCCTCTATCCCCAATATGTACCCTTTCCTTATAAAAAATCTCTTCCTCTGACATAAGCATCACTGTTGAACTCCTGGTTCCGTAGCCTTTGCTTTTGATAAATAAAGGAGACAGAATCCGCTCCCACTCAAGTGAAACTCCTGTTTTCGGAAGCATGTCATCAGGGGCAGGGTCTGCATTCTGGAGAAGTGTGAACAAGTCTTCGGTAAAATTCCCAGAAGCATGATTTATTATCTTAGATAAGCCCTCCTTCCCCTTTTTCACCTTTGGCCACTCGGTATTCAGCACATGATTGCTGACCCCGTACACTCCTGGTTCAAGCTGCTCTAGTCTATCTTCCACGTTCGAATAATAAAAGAGCTCCTCCAAATTGCCCGCAAGCAGATTGTAGCCGGGATAGCTGCTGCGATGTTCAGATGCTATTTTCATAAAATCAGCAGGCGAAGCACTGCCTTTCAGAAAATCCGCCACCAAATCTCCTCTTGACCTCTTGCCATCTGTCACTTCGTTCGGATCGCGGTAATTTGTAAGAGCTGCAAATCGTTCAGTCTTTGTGACACCCATCCACGTCCCCATCTTGCTTAAATCGCGTCCAGCCAGAATAGCGGGATGGTCCTCCCAAAAATGGGCCGGTGCAGTGGGGCGCTCATAAAATTCATCGCGATTAGCGGCAACGATAAGCTTGTATACAGGATGGACTTTGTATGCGAAAAGGATTAAACACATTTGGATCACTGCTTTCGTTTTATTTATTATTTTAACTTTTCGGGAGGGAAAAATAAAAAATACCCACTTTAGTTATGTGAAATATTAGATAAATTCTAATACATGTTAGATCAGATAGAGATTATGCCAGATAAATCTTTTAACATGCTAGAAAAAACCAACAAGTTGTAACATATTTGATGAATCATGTTAGATAAATATAGCAATAAAAAAAGCCCCTTTCTTAAAAGGAGCTTAATCAAATTAAGTAACTGCACCTTCCCTCGCTGTCTTCCTCGCCCTTAAAAATCTAACTGTATTCAAAACAATCGTTTTGGTCACAGCATAAGTAGGTATTGCCAGGATCATGCCGAGGATACCGGCAAGATTGCCTGCAACCAGCAGTAGGATGATGATGGTGGCCGGATGTGTGTTTAAGGTTTTTCCCAGAATCAGCGGTGACAGCACATTCCCCTCTATCTGCTGGGCTATCACAATGACTACGACAACCAGTAAGGCTTTAGTCGGCGAGTCAAAAAGTGCGACGATTACAGCGGGGGCACCGCCAAGAAACGGCCCGACATAAGGGATGATATTGGTTATGGCAACAATAAGCGCCATGACTAGCGCATATGGCAAATCGATGATTAAATAGCCAATAAACGAAAGTGTTCCAACAAATAATGCCACTGTAATCTGCCCCTGGATGTAGGAAGAAAGAGTCTCTCCTGTTTCCTTAAGCGTTTTAACTCCCTCTTCCCTGTAAGAAGCAGGAAGAAACTTTGAAACAGCAGCAGGGAACTTATCTCCATCCTTAAACATATAAAACAGCAGGAATGGCACCGTTACAATTGTGATCGCAATATTGGTGACCAGGCTGACAATTCCTGCTACCCCCTCCGTCACACGGCTTGGGAGGGTATTGGCATATTCCATAATGCGGGCTTCAATTTCTTCAAGCAATATGTAGTCCTGCGTCAAAAACCATTTAAACTCTTCAGTGTTAGACATTGAAGTAACAAAGTCTCTTGTCGTTTTCGCATACCCCGGCAGGTCGTTGAATAATTCAGTCACCTGTCTGCTGATAAGCGGAGCAATGTTGCCAATAACAAGCATCACTAAGCCGATAACAGCTGCATAGATGATTAATATCGCTGCCGTTCTTGGCACCTTGTAGCGCTGGAGCAATCTTACCAGCGGACTCAATAAGAAATAGAGAAATCCCGATATAATGATTGGAAAAAATAATGTTGACGCAAAAATACCGACCGGTTCAAACAGAAAGGAAATTTTCGTTGATACATAAATGATTGTTAAAATAATCAGCAATTGCAAAGTCCAGTACTGCAGTTTTTTCTTTGCCACAATGTCACCTTTTTTCCTTTTATTAATTAAATAAAGAATACCACATTGGTGTTCCCTTCTACTATTATGAGATAACACTATATACGTATAGCCTTTCTGAATGGTTTCAAAAATAGACCAAAAAAAACAGCGCCTCCTGAATGGACGCTGTTTTTTTATTTATGATGGTCATTTTTTACACCCGCAATCTTTTCCCTCACATGGAACGAAGTCTTTATAGCGGAACAATAAGGCTGAATCTGCCTGCTCAAGGCCTGGCTCTTCGGGATTAAAAATACTTCCGCCGGCAACGGAAATTTCCAGAAGACCGCACACCGGTTCACCTGTATGCTCACTTAATTTAAAATCTCCTTTTGCTCTTACCCGGTAGACAGCATTCGCCTCACCTTCGCCTATCATTATCCCGCCTGGAATATCCCTTTCAATCCTTGTACACGTATGGGGCTGCAGTTCATGTGTCCCCAGATTGATTTCTGTCTCGGGTATATTTTTGAACACACGAATTCCATTTTTATCATAAGATGAATATTCAGGCTGCAGGCAAACGCCAAGCACAACAGAAGCCCTTAGTTTTTGATTGGTCGGATTTTTAAGGATAATGATCAGCCTTTCATTATCACGGCCAATTTGTATTTCGGAATCTGCTTCCATCGGAATTAGAAAAGGGCCTGTTGTAATCTCTGCCCCTGGTGATTCCTTCTGGCTATTTTCATAACTTCTTAGCATAACCAAACGCTCCTTTTTATTTTTGGCTTTGTTAAAGGTTATTGTTGATTTTGCATCCTGCTGATTGGAGCGGAAGGCGCGAGCTCCCCGGAAATGCTATCGGATTTCGTTCGTGCAGTGTTTAACTCAGAGATGCTTATTCAATCCTGCTAGAATAGCGTGTCAGCGGGAGACCCCGCAGGTGCAAATGCACCGAGGAGCATTGGACCGCCCTCTGAACGCTTGAGGCCTCGTGCTGAAATCAACGGGTAAATTAACAGAGCCTTATTTTCTTGCTGCTCCCCTTTCTAATATTAAATTCATTGTGATGATAATCTGAGCAGGCGAATATAATAGTTTATTTAATAAATATCTTCTAAATCACCAATTGAAGACTAAGGAGGCTGCAGGATGAGAATCGGAATTAATCTCCTCAATCTATCTCAAGACCGGTTTGGAGGGGTTGAACAATATATAACGAATTTAATTGGCCATATGGCTGACAGCGGAGAAAATCTTACCCTGTTCCTTTTTCTTAAGCGGAAGCTGAAAAACGTTTTTCCCCAACATGAAAAAATAAAAACAATTCGGTTCCGGAAGTTAATGGATTCTGCTGATGTTTATGATGCCATCAAAAAATGCAAGCTGGACCTTTGGTTTTGCCCATTACACAGATCGTATCTCCCAAGTGTCCCTGTTCCGACTGTGGCAACGATTCATGATGTACTTCATACGGAATATCCGGACTTTGTCCCTGGCGGATTAGAAGAGAATAATCGCTATTATGGACAATATACAGCTTCGTTCGATGCTGTCATTACAGTTTCGGATTTTTCCAAGGGTGCCATAGCCCGTCAGCTCTCCATTCCAGAGAGAAAAATTCATGTCATTCCCCTAAATGCACCAGCCATATTTGATCAAGCACCAGCGAAAATCACAATGAAAGGAGTGAAACAAAGATATCAATTGCCCGATACTTACGCCATATATCCTTCAAGCTATAATCCGCACAAAAACCATCTGAATCTGCTAAAGGCCATTCTGATCCTGAGGAAAAAATACAATACCACCATACCGCTTGTCCTGACAGGCTATGCAGATAAAAGCAATGGAGTTTATCAATCTGTTTTGCAATTTATAAGAGAACGTTCTTTAGAAAAACAGGTTTGGGTTCTGGGGTACGTTCCCCCTGAAGAAATGCCTTCACTTTATTGGAACTCAAGCTTTTTGGTCTTTCCTTCCCTATATGAAGGATTTGGCATTCCCCTGGTGGAGGCGTTTAAAACAAAAACACCGATCGTTTGCTCAAACAAGGGAAGCATCCCTGAAATCACAGACCACGCGGCTCTTTATTTTAATCCTGAAAATCCTGAAGAGATTGCTTTAAAAATGATGGAGCTGTTAAATCCTTTAACAAGAAAACAGCTTAGCGAAAAGAGCAGTCTTAGGTCACGGCATTTTTCCTGGAAAAAGACTGCCGCAGAAACGATGAAAGTTTTTCGGAGTGTGACCCGGAACTAATGAAGAGGAGGGGAAATGATGAGAAAAATACTTGTCCTTAATATTTTCCCAACGGTTTTCCCGCCGACAAGCGGAGGCACATTGAGGTATTTTCATATTTATAACGAATTAAGCCATTTTTATGATATTACTCTTCTATCCCAAACAAACAGTAAAAAGGGGAAGGTCATAAAATACTCTTCAAGCTTTAGAGAATACAAAGCTGAAAGGGATCCTCTCTACTCGCAAATAAGACAGAAGCTTCATAATGCAGCTTCAGGCTATGAACTTCCTTTAATTATGTATTTGGAGCTTGCCAATTATCCTGCATTATACAAAGAGTATTTCGAGAAGCTCTACCAAACAAGCGATATCATTATTCATGAAACCCCTTATTTACTGGATTATGACTTCCATTTCAACAAAGATCAAAAGCCAAGAATTTATAACAGCCATAACCATGATTACTCACTGGCAAAGCAAATTTGGAAGGATGAAAAAGCGCGGGAATACCTTCCCCGGCTTTATGAAGCAGAACAGCGATTAACTTCACACGCGGACTTGATTTATGCCACATCTGCAGCGGAGAAGGAGGAATTTATTAAAGATTATGGGCTGGATCCTCAAAAAATAATGCTTGCCCCAAATGGAATCAATCCAGATGAATGGCTTCCGCGCAGAAAGAAGCCTGCCGGAAGGCCAAAGGCTCTGTTTATTGGAGCAGATTATCCGCCTAACACTCAGGCAGTGAAGTTTATCATTGAGCACCTTGCCGATAAATGCCGGGATATTGACTTTATCATTGCAGGCGGATGCTGCAGACCTTTTCAAGAGCCTAAGAAAAATAACGTAAAATTAATGGGCAAGGTTAAGCACAAAAAAAAATTAAAGCTATTTGCTGAAGCTGATATCGCTATCAATCCGATGTTTAGCGGTGCAGGGGTCAATTTGAAAACGCTGGAATTTTTATCAGCAGGAATTCCCCTGTTTTCCACTTTATGCGGTGTCCGGGGATTAGAACTCATTAACCGCAAGCACTATATCCATGCCGAGGCAGAGGATTTCGCGGATAAGCTTAACCAGTTCAGCGGCAGTCATAAATTTTTGGAGGAGATGGCGGCATGCGGGCAAAAACATATTAACAGCCGTTTTTCATGGAGAAGTATAGCTGAAAAAATCCATAATGATATTGAAGAGATTTTTTCTGATTAAGAAAGAATCTCTTCTATAGCCTTTTTCAATAAAATTCCGGCCTTATCCCAGGTAAGATTCAGCATATCCAATCTTCCTTGTTGGCCTTTCTGTTTACACAGATGCGGATTTTCATAGGCCAATCTCATCTGTCTTTTTGTATCCTCCAGATCCGCTTCAGCCCAAAGATGGTCCTCATGTTTAAATAAATGAGGGTATAACCTCGATATGGCACTTTTGCTGCCCATGCTGTCTCTTGGATTCTCCAGCTTGCAGTCTATTAAAAAGGAATTTTGTTCATTCAAAAAATCCATTTGTCCGCCCCAGCCTGTAGCTATGACTGGGATACCGCTTGATAATGCCTCAATATATGGCAGACCTACCCCTTCTCCCCTCGTGGGAAGAATGAATGCATTGCCCAGCGTATATAAACCTTTAAGCTGTTTTTCCGGTATAGTGCCCGTTATTACATGCAGAGGGGCAGTTTCATTTGTAAACCCAAGACTTCTTTTATATTGCGAAATAGCCTTTAATATTTTTTTACGCTTGCTGCCATATGTTTTAATGACCAGCAGTACATTGTCTTTAGAAGTGAACTCGCTCCAATAGGCTTTTAGCAAAGTTTCAGGATTTTTCCTATGCTGAAAATCAAAAACCGAAACAAAAACAAACTTCCCTTTTGCTTCCTTTAATGTAAGCTTTTTGTTTCCAGGGTCAAATGCATGTGTATCAGCCCCATGAGGAGCCAGAAATACAGGAACATTTACTCCGCCTCCAATCATGGCTTTCATATTTTGAGAGCATGGCACGCATACCCCATCACATGCATTAATGGCTGGCAGCCATGGACTTGGAATCTTTTCTGTTTCCCAAACAGTATTTAATAGAATCCGGTCAAAATTTTTTCTTTCTTTATTGATATCATCAATATTTCCAGGCGGACAATGATAAATTAAAATTTTTTGTTTATTTTTTTGGAGTGGCTTTTCTATTAAATGCAATAATCTCTTTTTCTTGTTTTTATTGCTAAAATCATAAGGAAAATTCCAAGTATACGGTTGGATAATAAGATCAACACCAAGACGGTCCAATGCAAGAGTGTATTCTCTGCTTGCAATTCCATATCCGCTTGCATCAAGAACCGGCCCTCTCCAAATTACTTGATAATTTGTCATTTGTACGCCTTCCCTCCATCGCTGACAATCTGTTTTACCTTATTAAAGTCACTGGTTCTGCTTACGGGAACAGATTTTCTTATCAGCCTGTCGTTGTCAGCAGTCCATGTATGATGTCCTGGCTGCGAGATTCTCAAACAGGCATAATTATTTTTGTCACCAGAGTATATTTTAAGCTTACTTTTGTTGCATAGCTTTAAGAAGTAGGTATCTTCGCCCAAGTTCACTTTCGGAAACCGGACATGATCCATGATTTCCTTCCTGAAAACCAGGGTAGCTCCCTTTATTCCATGCTTGACAAACCGGTTTTCTTTTCCAGGCTTTTGGATGGCCAGCAGCTTCTCTTTTTGAAAATACATGTAAACCGTTCTTTTCCCTACTATATCTGCCTTTGTTTTCTTCAGAGTTCTGACAGACTGAGCCAGATAGTTTGGAGCATAAAAATCGTCATCATCGAATTTTGCAATTATGTTATAACGTGAATTTAGAATGGCAATATTCAGGCATTCCCCAAGTGTGACTTCTTCGCGCAGTTGAAAAACAGTTACATTATGAGACTCCTTTGCCCTCTTCTGCCATGCGGCTTTATCCATCTCATCATTATTTAAGATAATGATTAATTCTTTTTCCTTCCAAACCTGATTTTCATAGTTTTCAAACACGTTTTCCATATAGTCCTGACGCATTGTACAGCAGATGATAGAGACCATCTTTCCCGCTCCTTTATGATATGCTTAACCGTCTCTTCCCAGGAAGCAGCAATACGAATAATATCCTCTTCCTGCAGTTTTTCGCCCCATTGGACTTCTATAATTTCCAGAGGTGTAATGGCCTTTACAGCATGTTTTGCACCGACCGGAATTTGAAGGACATCTCCTGCTTTAATATAGACAAGGCGGCCATCCAAAATAAACTCCCCTTCTCCAGAGATGATTGTCCAAGTCTCCTGTCTGAACTGATGAGTCTGGTAGCTGATATTTCTGTCTGGTAATATTTTAAGCAGCTTGGAAAGGGACTCCATTCCTTCGCTAGTATAAGAAAAATCTAAAACTTTATAGATGCCCCATCTTTTTTCTTCATACATAAGCCGGGCTGTTTCAGCCATATCCTTTATAGCATTGCTCTTCTGCTTATCGGCAACCAGAATCCCCTCCGGGCTGGCAGCTATGATGCTATTAGAGATTGAAATGGCATGAATCGGAATGGAAAGTTCATTGACAATCTGGGTATTTTTAGAGTCCTTTGATAGCGAACCTTTGCCGGAAACTGGACTCTCAAGCTGGCCGCTTAATGTCTCCCAGCTTCCGAGGTCCTTCCATAAACCAGAATAGGGAATTACAATCGACCTGCTGTTTTTCTCAGCGATCTTATAATCAAAGCTGATTTCAGGCAGAAGATCATAGTTTTTCAGCAGCTGGCTATAAGAAGTGGAAAGACCCATTTTATTTAAATACTCAATAATAAAATTCAGAGAAAATCCAAATACGCCGCAATTCCAGAAAGCATTCTTTTCTATGAGCCGCCGGGCTGTTTCTGTATCTGGTTTTTCTATGAATTGATCTATTGGAAGGCAGCCTATTTCCTCTTTTTGACCCGGCTTAGGGAGGATATATCCAAACTGGTCTGACGGAAACTGCGGCACAGCACCCAGCAGAGCAAGCTCAGCCTGCGATATATGCAGAATATCCGGAATGCTTTGCAGCAGCTTATAAAACAGGGGTTCCACATAGGAATCCACCGGCACCACACAAATGGTTTCCTCAGGACCGGCATAGTAATTGGAATGAAGGTACGCACAAGCTAAAGCAATAGAAGGAAATGTACCTCTTTGACTCGGCTCGCAGATGACGGGGATCTGAGTGTCTATTTGGTTTTTTATAATCTCCAATTGATTCTCACAGGTAATAATATATGTTGATGATAGAAGCCTAGCGTCATCCAGCTGTCCGCAGACCCGCTGAATCATGGATTCAGGCTTCCCATGCTGTGTAGGCAGCAGCTTTAAAAACTGCTTGGCCCTAACTGAATTAGATAAAGGCCAAAGTCTTCGCCCTGAACCTCCTGATAGCAATAGAATTTTCATATCTCAACCCCATTTTTAATTAAATATAAAGCTGGTACTTGTATTCTATGGGGCCTATCCAATAGCGGTATGGTCATATGAATCAAATTATCTTACTTTTTAAGGTTCGTCAGAGCTTTTTATAAATAATACTTTGTTAAATTTGGCTGTTGATTTCAGCACGAGGCATTCAGCGAACGCGGGCCTACCGGGATCCTCCTCGACGCTTTGCACCTGCGGGGTCTCCCTTGGGATGCTACTCCCGCAGGACTTTGATAAGCATCTCCTGAGTAAACACCGCACGAAGGAAACGCGATAGCATTTTCGAGAAGCTCGAGCCTTCCACTCCAATCAACAGGTGCTAAAACAACAATGAGATTTTAACAGAGCTATAAATAAAAAAAATACCTGCATTAATCGCAGGTATTCAGACCAAAGCAGCTCTTTTTTCAATTCCGGGTCTATATTTTTAGTTAATATCCATTCCAGCTAGCTGCATCTGCTAATTTAAGGGCTCTGTTTAAGCCGGATTTCGCGCAGCATGTTTATCTAATAAATCAGGAAGATTATACGAGGAAAATGTGAGCTTTTCTAGCTATAAAACTCCCTGGCAAAAACCAGGATTCAACTTTGCTCTTTCTGGAAAATTACTTCGCAAAAAAGCCGCCTGTATGGTATTGGCGGCTTTTTTCAAAGGTCACTATATTGATTTTTTGTTATACAGAAATCATACCGCTTCACTGTCCCACTTTTTCTCGTCCTGCACAAACAGCAGTCCAAGCTCGTGGTGATCGCCTTCGTACAGAGCCCGCTGGACAAAGCGGACCTGGCTGTTCACATCAAGAACCTCAAGTTTGCAGTGAGCCCCGTTCTTTTGCAGCGCTTCATAGAAGCCTTTTTCATCATGGATCTTCACACCATTGACTTTTGTAACAACCTCTCCCACTTGTAGAGACATTTTATCAGCTGGTGAATCCGGAACTACTCCAAGTACCATGATTCCCTGATTGCGCTTGGAAAAGTAAAACGGTGCCTGATCCTCTGCCATTCTCTGGCGGAGAGAGATGAATTCACGGCCAATTATAGCAAGTGCGGCTGCACCCACAGCAGCAAGCGGATACCAGTAGCCTGCAGATGAAATCAGCAAAAGAAGTACGCCAAACACGCTGATTCTTTGTCCATGCAGTGCTGTTGCCTCTTTAGGAAGCGTGCCCTGGATTCGCTGGTAAAAACCTATCGAAAAAGGGACCAGAATGAGCGAATACGTTTCCCCGCCAATCGGGATCGCTGGCCACCAATCAAATGGCAGCTGCAGTGCCTGACCAGGAATAAGCAGAAACACAGGCACCATCCAGAGTCTTTTTGATTCATGAATGCCGATGGTCTGGCCCCGTTTACTCTTTACAAGCCTGGGAGTTGTGCCTTTCCGTCCGTTTCTTATAATCAGGAAGCCTTCTGCTATAACAAGGAGAGCAAGGAGAACAGCGATGGATGGAAAGATGGAAGAGTCAAGATCTGCTGCCGTCTGGGCGAATGATGGCAATGGCCATTTCTGTTCAGCAGCAAACATTGTTGCGAAAAATGCAAAGCCCAGCGTATAAACAGGCGCCATCCATCTCACTTTTGCCGTAAAGCTCCACAGGAACGTAAGAGCAGCAGTAAAAACAATCGTTTCCACTGGTACGACAAGTCCTGCTCCAACCATCACAACACTCACTAATAGACCTGCCAAGATACCCAGAGGAAGAAGCTGCCTCAGCTCAAAATAAGCATTTTCCGCACGAACTGAAAAGTCTTTGCGCTCACGCTTTACACGGGAAACCCCCAAAAATGC includes:
- a CDS encoding PLP-dependent aminotransferase family protein; the encoded protein is MDTTQLPKYQQVIETIKEKISKGEWPIGSKIPSQRKLAEEFGVNRSTIITALEELAADGLIEGKTGVGTKVINNTWTLLASRQSANWSEYIDTGIHRASEKIVQEINDLEMDPTFIQLSKGELSPEIFPVQTMKKVLKEAADELCELGYEEPKGYLPLRQAVSEYLAAYGIFASPSSILIVSGGLQALQLVSLGLVQRGAPVFLEKPSYLYSLQLFRSSGMNLKGLPMDKEGIITKSISLKKYEKGKSILYTIPSYHNPTGILMTEKRRRELLDVCRTEQLPIVEDDIYRELWLDEVPPPPLKAMDKNGQVLYMGSLSKTLSPGLRIGWVAAPEPVIDRLADLKMQTDYGSSSLSQRVAEKWLSTGLYQKHMENVREQLRIRRNTALNALDAHLSGIAEWNSPEGGFFIWLKVPSNISIRILYRQAISRKLLINPGSIYSDGPNHFIRISYAYASLGELQEGIFILGEEIRKLQ
- a CDS encoding PAS domain S-box protein; translated protein: MIMTENPADLFADKVEARNLQLAIQHSSDVIARVTKEGIALYVSPSCLPMLGYSQQDFYRSSLYTYCHPNDRDLLKDALAELEQLPQKRETFRFRHKEGHYLWLEANFSVINDDKEMMCIIRDMTQRIIMEEEILETQEKYRFLVEYSKDTIGMVTQKGIWTYINNEGKKLFGFTSIKEMIGTSLHDYTPPSEHSTLDDFLQTKLSVNFELNLIRTDGRMRKAEVQLIPTTFKNRKVYQIIIKDVTGQKKTEEKLQNAEKLSVVGQLAAGIAHEIRNPLTAIKGFTQLLYEEHKGDFAEVILNELERIEGIVNDLLVLAKPQITEMEETCLTNVVKSVITLLNSQAVMENIMIELTQSPGEFYVKCEKDKIKQVLINIIKNSIEAMPMGGKINVDIRQEDHCVIISVEDEGIGIPEERLAKLGEPFYSTKEKGTGLGIMICKKIIKNHGGNLYIHSRENEGTTVRITLPLS
- a CDS encoding NRDE family protein, which codes for MCLILFAYKVHPVYKLIVAANRDEFYERPTAPAHFWEDHPAILAGRDLSKMGTWMGVTKTERFAALTNYRDPNEVTDGKRSRGDLVADFLKGSASPADFMKIASEHRSSYPGYNLLAGNLEELFYYSNVEDRLEQLEPGVYGVSNHVLNTEWPKVKKGKEGLSKIINHASGNFTEDLFTLLQNADPAPDDMLPKTGVSLEWERILSPLFIKSKGYGTRSSTVMLMSEEEIFYKERVHIGDRGKDQEFIIQN
- a CDS encoding AI-2E family transporter → MAKKKLQYWTLQLLIILTIIYVSTKISFLFEPVGIFASTLFFPIIISGFLYFLLSPLVRLLQRYKVPRTAAILIIYAAVIGLVMLVIGNIAPLISRQVTELFNDLPGYAKTTRDFVTSMSNTEEFKWFLTQDYILLEEIEARIMEYANTLPSRVTEGVAGIVSLVTNIAITIVTVPFLLFYMFKDGDKFPAAVSKFLPASYREEGVKTLKETGETLSSYIQGQITVALFVGTLSFIGYLIIDLPYALVMALIVAITNIIPYVGPFLGGAPAVIVALFDSPTKALLVVVVIVIAQQIEGNVLSPLILGKTLNTHPATIIILLLVAGNLAGILGMILAIPTYAVTKTIVLNTVRFLRARKTAREGAVT
- a CDS encoding glycosyltransferase family 4 protein, translated to MRIGINLLNLSQDRFGGVEQYITNLIGHMADSGENLTLFLFLKRKLKNVFPQHEKIKTIRFRKLMDSADVYDAIKKCKLDLWFCPLHRSYLPSVPVPTVATIHDVLHTEYPDFVPGGLEENNRYYGQYTASFDAVITVSDFSKGAIARQLSIPERKIHVIPLNAPAIFDQAPAKITMKGVKQRYQLPDTYAIYPSSYNPHKNHLNLLKAILILRKKYNTTIPLVLTGYADKSNGVYQSVLQFIRERSLEKQVWVLGYVPPEEMPSLYWNSSFLVFPSLYEGFGIPLVEAFKTKTPIVCSNKGSIPEITDHAALYFNPENPEEIALKMMELLNPLTRKQLSEKSSLRSRHFSWKKTAAETMKVFRSVTRN